The following coding sequences lie in one Panicum virgatum strain AP13 chromosome 6N, P.virgatum_v5, whole genome shotgun sequence genomic window:
- the LOC120678782 gene encoding pre-mRNA-splicing factor cwc25-like produces MALKFLNKKGWHTGSLRNIERVWKAEQAEEAEKRKTEELKKQVAAEKEKAEFRAMQERAGLRPAQERLDFLYESGLAVGKSSEGFQALQQSAPGAAAASSSSAQVSAADSSKAAAPGALFEDKPQSANDTWRKLHSDPLLLIRQREQDAIARIKNNPIKMAEIKKSVEVEKKQKEEKKEKKKHKKHHHHKSKSKRHHSDENSDSYEISGGKDERRKRVHSSPDHKKEEKRFRHEKKRRRHDSSDSDNDEPRRRQDLSEDDEPRRRRHDVDEPRRRRHDDNEPRRRRQGDDEPRRRQEDLEPRRRWQEDEEPRRRWLGDEERKGRRQDDEEGRGRQHDDRPRYDHLNADDRKGRRQSSPDRHHAYSKHDGLDSRSKRVEDGHKTGNSASEHRSRGEQGSGEQTRQESEHGRNNGPSFNRRRGGVHHMSEEERLARLRQMQSDAEVHEEQRWKRLKKAADDDAKEAATVNVNQFKGKNFLEDEKKSIFGTDKGGSATIEESIRRRAFYSQGGRDAEGNAFRR; encoded by the exons ATGGCGCTCAAGTTCCtgaacaagaaggggtggcacACGGGGTCCCTCCGCAACATCGAGCGGGTATGGAAGGCGGagcaggcggaggaggcggagaagCGCAAGACGGAGGAGCTCAAGAAGCAGGTCGCCGCCGAGAAGGAGAAGGCCGAGTTCCGGGCCATGCAGGAGCGCGCCGGCCTCAGGCC GGCGCAGGAGAGATTGGACTTCCTGTACGAGTCGGGGTTGGCCGTCGGCAAGAGCTCCGAAGGGTTCCAGGCGCTGCAGCAATCTGCAccgggcgctgctgctgcatcctcttcttctgcGCAAGTGAGTGCGGCTGATTCTTCCAAG GCAGCTGCACCAGGAGCTTTATTTGAGGATAAGCCTCAATCTGCAAATGATACATGGAGAAAACTCCACTCCGATCCTCTACTCCTAATAAGGCAGCGGGAGCAGGATGCAATTGCAAGGATTAAAAACAATCCAATCAAGATGGCTGAGATAAAGAAATCT GTTGAAGTTGagaaaaagcaaaaagaagagaagaaagagaagaaaaagcaCAAGAAGCATCACCACCATAAGTCAAAGAGTAAGAGGCATCACTCAGACGAGAATTCAGATTCATATGAAATAAGTGGTGGAAAGGATGAGAGAAGGAAGAGAGTTCATTCTTCCCCTGACCAtaagaaagaagagaaaaggttCAGGCATGAGAAGAAACGCCGCAGACATGATTCATCAGATTCAGACAATGATGAACCCCGGAGAAGACAGGATTTGTCAGAAGACGATGAGCCTAGGAGAAGACGGCATGATGTTGATGAACCGAGGAGAAGACGGCATGATGACAATGAACCTAGGAGAAGGCGGCAGGGTGACGATGAACCGAGAAGACGGCAGGAAGATTTGGAACCAAGGAGAAGATGGCAGGAGGATGAGGAACCAAGGAGAAGATGGCTGGGTGATGAGGAACGAAAGGGAAGACGGCAGGATGATGAGGAAGGAAGGGGAAGACAGCATGATGACCGTCCCCGATATGATCACTTGAATGCTGATGATAGGAAGGGGAGACGGCAATCGTCACCAGACCGCCATCATGCATACTCAAAGCATGACGGTCTAGACTCTAGGTCCAAAAGAGTGGAGGATGGCCACAAAACTGGAAATTCCGCTTCTGAACACCGTTCCCGTGGTGAACAAGGCTCAGGTGAGCAGACCAGGCAAGAAAGTGAACATGGCAGAAACAATGGTCCTTCGTTCAACCGTCGACGAGGTGGTGTTCACCATATGTCGGAAGAGGAGAGGTTAGCTCGTTTGCGTCAGATGCAGTCTGATGCTGAGGTCCACGAGGAGCAGAGATGGAAGAGGTTGAAAAAAGCTGCAGATGACGATGCCAAAGAGGCAGCAACTGTGAACGTAAACCAGTTCAAAGGAAAGAACTTCTTGGAAGATGAAAAGAAGAGCATATTTGGAACAGACAAGGGTGGCAGCGCCACAATTGAAGAGAGCATCAGGCGCCGTGCTTTTTACTCGCAAGGTGGCCGTGACGCTGAGGGCAATGCGTTCAGGCGGTGA